The following coding sequences are from one Candidatus Nitrohelix vancouverensis window:
- the purL gene encoding phosphoribosylformylglycinamidine synthase subunit PurL, with protein MSHPNPLTTAKDAKEHGLTRDEYRRIVDLLGRIPNLTELGVFSVMWSEHCSYKSSKPFLRKLPTEGPRVLQGPGENAGVVDIGDGLAAVFKIESHNHPSFVEPRQGAATGVGGIMRDIFTMGARPIALLNSLRFGQPEDAKTRFLLNGVVDGISSYGNCVGVPTVGGEIYFDACYNGNILVNAFCLGLAPSDKIFLGKAAGVGNSVIYFGSKTGRDGIHGASLLASSEFDETTEEKRPTVQVGDPFAEKLLIEATLELLQNEWVVGIQDMGAAGLTSSSFEMAGRAGTGVELDVSKTPLREDGMTAYEILLSESQERMLAVVEQGREEDALAIFKKWDIDAAVVGKVIDEPVVRVIQDDEVVANLPVTVVVDGALDLQRKIARPKYLDEVDHLDLTQLPEPDRGDAALKRLLASLNIASKEWVYEQYDHMVQINTLVLPGSDASVLRVPGTRKGLALSVDCNSRYCYLDPFQGAQIAVSECARNLVCSGAEPIGLTNCLNFGNPEKPEIMWQFEQAVLGIAEACKFYDIPVVSGNVSLYNETKGESIFPTPTVAVVGLIEDVERHTSQWFKQEGDGVALLGLTMEELGGSEYLKVLFDATRGKPPYLDMAVERKIQRLCLELIRSDLLQSAHDCSDGGLAVALAESCMTGPTLLGLDAQMHSTLRKDALLFGESQSRILVSFKEENRDKVEQAASRLGVNYEYLGVVGGQKLRVAVNDEEFINVDVSILQSIWKQALGDYARRIT; from the coding sequence ATGAGCCATCCCAATCCATTGACGACGGCGAAAGACGCCAAGGAACACGGATTGACCCGCGACGAATACCGTCGCATTGTCGATCTGCTGGGTCGAATCCCCAACCTGACCGAGCTGGGCGTGTTCTCCGTGATGTGGAGCGAGCATTGCAGTTACAAAAGCTCAAAACCCTTTCTTAGAAAATTGCCGACCGAAGGACCGCGCGTGTTGCAGGGGCCGGGCGAAAACGCCGGGGTCGTGGACATTGGCGACGGACTGGCGGCGGTGTTCAAAATCGAAAGCCACAACCATCCTTCTTTTGTCGAACCGCGACAAGGCGCGGCGACGGGCGTCGGCGGCATCATGCGCGATATTTTCACGATGGGCGCGCGACCGATCGCTCTGCTCAATTCGCTTCGCTTCGGTCAGCCGGAAGACGCGAAAACCCGCTTCCTGCTCAACGGCGTGGTCGACGGCATTTCCAGTTACGGCAATTGCGTGGGCGTGCCCACGGTGGGCGGCGAAATTTATTTTGACGCCTGTTACAACGGAAATATTTTAGTCAACGCCTTCTGTCTGGGTCTGGCGCCTTCCGACAAGATTTTTCTGGGCAAGGCCGCGGGCGTGGGCAACTCGGTGATTTATTTTGGTTCCAAGACCGGACGCGACGGCATTCACGGCGCCAGCCTGCTGGCGTCCTCGGAGTTTGACGAGACCACCGAAGAGAAGCGGCCGACGGTTCAGGTCGGCGACCCCTTCGCTGAAAAACTGCTGATTGAAGCGACCCTGGAATTATTGCAGAACGAATGGGTGGTCGGCATTCAGGACATGGGCGCGGCGGGACTCACTTCATCGAGCTTTGAAATGGCGGGCCGGGCCGGGACTGGCGTGGAGCTGGACGTTTCGAAAACGCCTCTGCGCGAAGACGGAATGACGGCGTATGAGATTTTATTGTCGGAGTCGCAGGAGCGCATGCTGGCGGTGGTGGAGCAGGGCCGCGAAGAAGACGCGCTGGCAATTTTTAAAAAGTGGGATATCGACGCCGCCGTGGTCGGCAAGGTCATCGACGAACCGGTGGTGCGGGTGATTCAGGACGACGAGGTCGTCGCCAACCTTCCCGTGACAGTAGTGGTGGATGGCGCTCTGGATCTGCAACGCAAGATCGCGCGTCCCAAGTATCTGGACGAGGTCGATCATCTGGATCTGACGCAATTGCCGGAACCGGATCGCGGCGACGCCGCGTTGAAACGTCTGCTGGCGTCATTGAATATCGCGAGTAAAGAGTGGGTCTACGAGCAATACGACCACATGGTGCAAATCAATACGCTGGTTCTGCCGGGCTCCGACGCTTCGGTTCTGCGCGTTCCCGGAACCCGCAAGGGGCTGGCGCTTTCTGTGGACTGCAATTCAAGATACTGTTACCTCGACCCCTTTCAAGGCGCGCAGATCGCCGTTTCCGAGTGCGCCCGAAACCTGGTGTGTTCCGGCGCGGAGCCGATCGGCCTGACCAATTGCCTCAATTTTGGCAACCCTGAAAAACCTGAAATCATGTGGCAGTTCGAGCAAGCCGTTCTCGGCATCGCCGAAGCCTGCAAGTTTTACGACATTCCGGTGGTCAGCGGGAATGTCAGCTTATATAATGAAACTAAAGGCGAATCCATTTTTCCAACGCCCACCGTTGCGGTGGTGGGACTCATTGAAGACGTTGAACGGCATACCTCGCAGTGGTTCAAGCAGGAAGGCGACGGCGTCGCGCTTCTGGGTTTGACCATGGAAGAGCTGGGCGGGAGCGAGTATCTGAAAGTCTTGTTCGACGCGACTCGCGGCAAGCCGCCCTATCTGGACATGGCGGTGGAGCGCAAAATCCAGCGCTTGTGCCTGGAATTGATACGCTCCGATTTACTGCAATCCGCGCACGATTGTTCCGATGGCGGTCTGGCGGTGGCGCTGGCCGAGTCCTGCATGACGGGGCCGACCCTTTTAGGGCTGGATGCGCAGATGCATTCGACCTTGAGAAAAGACGCGCTCTTGTTTGGCGAATCGCAATCGCGAATTCTGGTTTCTTTCAAGGAAGAAAATCGGGACAAGGTGGAACAGGCGGCGTCCCGTCTCGGCGTCAATTATGAATACCTGGGCGTCGTTGGCGGACAAAAATTACGCGTGGCGGTGAACGACGAAGAGTTTATCAACGTTGACGTGTCCATTCTTCAATCCATTTGGAAACAGGCCCTGGGGGACTATGCTCGACGAATTACATGA
- a CDS encoding bifunctional aldolase/short-chain dehydrogenase, producing MQNEWKDADAKAAIQHYKDVCEDVALRVYTSRLIGKNPALVLHGGGNTSVKSKAVNKAGEEVNTLFVKGSGWDLDTLEPAGLPGVTLDYLLKLRKLDGLSDEDMVNEQRTHLLDASSPNPSVETLLHAFLPHKFIDHSHADASLVIANQPDAEALCKKIYGDTIALVPYIMPGFLLAKAAAEVYEKHPKVKGLLLINHGLFTFGDSAKESYDRHIEAVTLAEEYIATHTPKPLTPVETDSSDDAVLQAVAPILRGLYKKHSGQSWVLHYRHDPKAREFATSKECAVWSQIGTVTPDHVIRTKQKPLLLNPKNIDDAEALRKELADAIEQYMDNYHQYFERNKQAKGVDKKELDRLPRVLLIAGLGLVTIGKTAKETRIAADVYQHTIDVIHKAFSIGDYVPLKDDDLFDMEYWSLEQAKLGKAKPAPLQGRVVYVTGAASGIGYATAQLFAQQGANLFITDLNEDKLKDAAQRIKNETKGTVLFQALDVTNAEAVRASFKEVVHQFGGLDILISNAGNAVQGPIGEVDAETLRGSFELNFFAHQTAASEATRLFLMQKTGGVLLFNASKAAFNPGKNFGPYALPKAAVMALMKQYALDYGSDGIRSNAVNADRVRTGIFSEDVIKQRAAARNLTPDDYFKNNLLNEEVYDSDVAQGFLNLALAEKTTGSVLTIDGGNIAASPR from the coding sequence ATGCAAAATGAATGGAAAGATGCAGACGCCAAGGCGGCGATTCAACACTACAAGGACGTTTGCGAAGACGTGGCCCTGCGCGTTTACACCTCGCGCCTGATCGGCAAGAACCCAGCCCTCGTCCTGCACGGCGGCGGCAACACCTCGGTGAAATCGAAAGCGGTCAACAAGGCCGGGGAAGAAGTCAACACGCTCTTCGTCAAGGGAAGCGGCTGGGACCTCGACACCCTCGAACCCGCCGGACTGCCCGGCGTGACTCTCGACTACCTGCTCAAACTGCGCAAGCTCGATGGCCTGAGCGACGAGGACATGGTGAACGAACAACGCACGCATCTGCTCGACGCCTCGTCTCCGAACCCCTCCGTCGAAACGCTCCTGCATGCCTTTCTGCCGCATAAATTCATCGACCATTCGCACGCCGACGCTTCGCTGGTGATCGCCAATCAACCGGACGCCGAAGCGCTGTGTAAGAAAATCTACGGCGACACCATCGCCCTGGTGCCTTACATCATGCCCGGCTTTCTGCTCGCCAAGGCCGCCGCCGAAGTTTATGAAAAGCATCCCAAGGTCAAAGGACTCCTGCTCATCAATCACGGCCTGTTCACCTTCGGCGACAGCGCCAAAGAAAGCTACGACCGACACATCGAGGCGGTGACGCTGGCGGAAGAATACATAGCCACGCACACACCCAAACCCCTGACCCCGGTGGAAACCGATTCCTCCGACGACGCGGTTCTGCAAGCCGTCGCGCCGATCCTGCGCGGTCTCTATAAAAAACATTCCGGGCAAAGCTGGGTCCTGCATTACCGACACGACCCGAAAGCGCGCGAGTTCGCCACCAGCAAGGAATGCGCCGTCTGGTCGCAGATCGGCACCGTCACGCCCGATCATGTCATTCGCACCAAACAGAAACCGCTCCTGCTCAACCCGAAAAATATCGACGACGCCGAAGCCCTGCGCAAGGAACTTGCCGACGCGATCGAACAATACATGGACAATTATCATCAATACTTCGAACGCAACAAGCAGGCCAAGGGCGTCGATAAAAAAGAACTCGACCGCCTGCCGCGCGTTCTGCTGATCGCCGGACTCGGACTCGTCACCATCGGCAAAACCGCCAAGGAAACGCGCATCGCCGCAGACGTCTACCAGCACACCATCGACGTCATTCACAAGGCCTTCAGCATCGGCGATTACGTCCCGCTGAAAGACGACGACCTGTTCGACATGGAATACTGGTCGCTGGAACAGGCCAAGCTGGGCAAGGCCAAACCCGCTCCGCTACAGGGCAGGGTGGTCTACGTCACCGGCGCCGCTTCCGGCATCGGCTACGCCACCGCGCAGCTGTTCGCGCAACAAGGCGCCAACCTGTTCATCACCGATCTGAACGAAGACAAACTGAAAGACGCCGCGCAACGCATCAAAAATGAAACCAAAGGAACCGTACTGTTCCAGGCCCTCGACGTCACCAACGCCGAAGCGGTGAGAGCCAGCTTCAAGGAAGTCGTCCACCAGTTCGGCGGACTCGACATCCTCATCTCCAACGCAGGCAACGCCGTGCAAGGCCCTATTGGCGAAGTCGATGCGGAAACCCTGCGCGGCAGTTTCGAGTTGAATTTCTTCGCCCATCAAACCGCCGCGTCGGAAGCCACGCGCCTGTTCCTGATGCAGAAGACCGGAGGCGTTCTTCTCTTCAACGCCTCGAAAGCCGCTTTCAATCCCGGCAAGAATTTCGGTCCCTATGCGCTCCCCAAAGCCGCCGTCATGGCGCTGATGAAGCAATACGCGCTGGATTACGGAAGCGACGGCATTCGCTCCAACGCCGTCAACGCCGACCGCGTGCGCACGGGAATTTTCTCCGAAGACGTCATCAAACAACGCGCCGCCGCGCGCAACCTGACGCCCGACGATTATTTCAAAAACAATTTATTGAACGAGGAAGTCTATGACAGCGACGTGGCGCAGGGATTTTTGAATCTGGCCCTCGCCGAGAAAACGACGGGAAGCGTGCTCACCATCGACGGCGGCAACATCGCCGCCAGCCCGAGATAA
- the purQ gene encoding phosphoribosylformylglycinamidine synthase subunit PurQ, with protein sequence MKCGVIVFPGSNCDRDCFHILSDVMKLDAEWVWHKDEEPLDRFDFIVLPGGFSYGDYLRAGAIAKYSPVMKSLCRYAESGGAVLGICNGFQILVEAGLLPGALLHNQSQKFICKNVPLRVESSDTPFTRGAATGDVLTIPIAHHQGCYYADPETLADLEANQRVIFRYCGPNGEVDEAHNPNGSSNNIAGICNAQRNVVGMMPHPERCADPAQNDGDGKIIFQSILNVLQ encoded by the coding sequence ATGAAGTGCGGCGTTATTGTCTTTCCCGGATCCAATTGCGACCGGGACTGCTTCCATATTCTATCCGATGTCATGAAGCTGGACGCCGAGTGGGTCTGGCACAAGGATGAAGAGCCGCTGGATCGATTCGACTTCATTGTTCTGCCGGGCGGTTTTTCCTATGGCGACTATTTGCGCGCGGGCGCCATCGCCAAATACTCTCCGGTGATGAAATCCCTGTGTCGTTACGCCGAATCCGGCGGCGCGGTTCTCGGCATTTGCAACGGATTCCAGATACTCGTCGAAGCCGGTTTATTGCCCGGCGCCTTACTGCACAATCAATCGCAAAAATTCATTTGCAAGAACGTTCCCCTGCGCGTCGAAAGTTCCGACACGCCCTTCACGCGCGGCGCCGCGACCGGCGATGTGCTGACGATTCCCATCGCGCATCATCAGGGCTGTTATTATGCCGATCCCGAAACGCTGGCGGATCTGGAGGCGAACCAGCGGGTGATCTTTCGGTATTGCGGTCCGAATGGCGAGGTGGACGAAGCCCACAATCCGAACGGTTCCTCGAACAATATCGCGGGCATCTGCAACGCGCAAAGAAACGTCGTGGGCATGATGCCGCATCCCGAGCGATGCGCCGATCCTGCTCAGAACGACGGCGACGGCAAAATCATTTTTCAATCCATTCTCAACGTTCTGCAATGA
- a CDS encoding thioredoxin family protein, with protein sequence MALMHSTMVPLGTPAPDFSLPGTDDTIYSLSSFANAKALVVIFMCNHCPYVKAVLQRLIDLQNELGPKGAQIVGINSNDAIRYPDDSMDAMKQCAAEKKISFPYLFDETQEIAKAYDALCTPDIFAYGPDRTLLYRGRIDDNWKEPENISQRNLRDAIENILSDKEVASEQIASMGCSIKWKS encoded by the coding sequence ATGGCTCTCATGCATTCCACAATGGTTCCACTGGGGACCCCGGCTCCGGACTTCAGTCTGCCGGGAACCGACGACACAATCTATTCGCTTTCCAGCTTTGCAAACGCAAAAGCGCTGGTCGTCATCTTCATGTGCAATCATTGCCCCTATGTGAAAGCCGTCCTGCAACGCCTGATCGACCTGCAAAACGAACTGGGGCCGAAAGGCGCTCAAATTGTCGGCATCAACAGCAACGATGCCATTCGCTACCCCGACGACTCCATGGACGCCATGAAACAATGCGCCGCGGAGAAAAAAATTTCCTTTCCCTATTTATTCGACGAAACTCAGGAAATCGCAAAGGCCTACGACGCCCTCTGCACCCCGGATATTTTCGCTTACGGCCCCGACCGCACTCTGCTCTATCGCGGGCGCATCGACGATAACTGGAAGGAACCTGAAAACATCAGCCAGCGCAATTTACGCGACGCTATAGAAAATATTCTTTCTGACAAGGAAGTTGCAAGCGAGCAAATCGCCTCGATGGGATGCTCGATCAAATGGAAATCATGA
- a CDS encoding UPF0182 family protein, with translation MDKLRKSLVVLAGIFFIGSIFADKITSFYIDWVWFEALSLDSVFWTTMSAQLSVGFSAAVFVFLAIYLPLNRLYNKTAHLPILLSDEVRRDVPILHFLSTNLRPIFFFGPLALGAMSGLAAGAQWEKVLQYLNAVPFGEVDPMFQMDYSFYVFTLPVAFLVKSLFWEVLVVLAIGTGLVFFLKRFLYIDGNGVVLLPEARPTFSIIAGLFFLLFASDFFLQRYSLLLKGSGVVAGITFAGDYGKLPLLNTLCVVGLIGAVICFLNIWKFGIKKIMVAAIGMGAVYVTSNLYPIFLQKFVVAPNELIKETPYIENTIAGTLKGYGLDRTQVNVLTGEASLDADSIIKNSATIENIRLWDQEPLLDTLGQIQEIRTYYQFNSIDNDRYFIDGALRQTLLSPRELMTSSLPNRTWINEHLTFTHGYGVSLSPVNEVTPEGLPVLFIKDIPPQSSIDLKVERPEIYFGELANDYVFVKTGTKEFDYPEGEKNVYKNYEGQGGFAVDSFWRKVLLTFHLKTAKIFFSNDIQTDSRVLMFRNIKDRVQKITPFLRLDNDPYLVISKGRLVWMYDAYTVSDKFPYSHMLTGFGNYIRNSVKISIDAYEGNLNYYISDPEDPIIQTYRKIFPDLFKEMSEMDEDLKSHIRYPSDLFSIQTFIYATYHMTRPQVFYNKEDQWEIPEIDGKTMEPYYTIMKLPGKEGEEYILMLPFTPRGKSNLSAWMVARSDGEHYGKLEVYTFPKQKLIYGPSQIVARINQEAEISRQISLWDQRGSRVIQGTLLVIPIEESLLYVRPLYLKSDSGKIPELKRVIVSYEDRIAMESNLDKALRKIFPDLNGQALPGFSHQEQSEVAGTTKNVAPESDEKVVLNRKEFEKIKTIIEEALAAQKTMEQTLSSNRENLETLGRSLGRLQISGEMRVEPTPTPQ, from the coding sequence ATGGATAAATTAAGAAAATCACTCGTCGTCCTCGCGGGCATTTTTTTTATCGGTTCGATTTTTGCCGATAAAATCACATCGTTTTATATCGACTGGGTCTGGTTTGAAGCTCTGTCCCTGGATTCCGTTTTCTGGACCACCATGAGCGCCCAGCTCAGCGTTGGTTTCAGCGCCGCCGTGTTTGTGTTTCTTGCGATCTATCTGCCCCTGAATCGTCTTTACAACAAAACCGCGCACCTGCCCATTCTGTTGTCGGATGAAGTCCGGCGCGACGTGCCCATTCTACATTTTCTCTCGACCAATCTGAGACCGATCTTCTTTTTTGGGCCTCTGGCCCTCGGAGCCATGTCCGGTCTGGCGGCGGGCGCACAATGGGAAAAAGTTTTACAGTACCTCAACGCCGTGCCCTTTGGCGAAGTCGACCCCATGTTCCAGATGGATTACTCGTTTTATGTGTTCACGCTTCCCGTCGCCTTCCTCGTCAAATCTCTGTTCTGGGAAGTCCTCGTCGTGCTTGCGATTGGAACCGGGCTGGTGTTTTTCCTGAAACGATTTTTATATATCGACGGCAACGGCGTGGTCCTGCTCCCGGAAGCCCGACCCACGTTTTCCATCATCGCCGGACTGTTCTTTCTGCTCTTCGCCTCCGACTTCTTTCTGCAACGCTACTCGCTATTGCTGAAAGGAAGCGGCGTGGTCGCCGGGATCACCTTTGCCGGAGATTACGGCAAGCTACCGCTCTTGAATACCCTGTGCGTGGTCGGCCTGATCGGCGCCGTCATTTGTTTTCTCAATATCTGGAAATTCGGGATCAAAAAAATCATGGTTGCGGCCATCGGCATGGGCGCGGTCTACGTGACCAGCAATCTCTATCCAATCTTCCTGCAAAAATTTGTCGTAGCTCCCAATGAGCTTATCAAGGAAACTCCATACATCGAAAACACCATCGCCGGAACCCTCAAGGGCTACGGACTGGACCGGACCCAGGTGAACGTGTTGACCGGTGAAGCGTCTCTCGACGCCGACAGCATCATCAAAAATTCCGCGACGATCGAAAACATCCGCCTTTGGGATCAGGAGCCTTTGCTCGACACTCTCGGACAAATCCAGGAGATCCGCACCTATTACCAGTTCAATTCCATCGACAACGACCGTTACTTCATCGACGGCGCCTTGCGGCAGACTCTGCTCTCGCCGCGAGAATTGATGACCAGCAGTCTGCCCAACCGCACCTGGATCAACGAGCATCTGACCTTCACCCACGGCTACGGCGTGTCGCTCAGCCCGGTCAACGAAGTCACACCGGAAGGATTGCCCGTTCTGTTCATCAAGGACATTCCGCCGCAATCGAGTATCGATCTGAAAGTGGAGCGACCGGAAATTTACTTTGGCGAGTTGGCGAACGACTATGTGTTCGTTAAAACCGGAACGAAAGAATTCGACTACCCCGAAGGCGAGAAAAATGTTTACAAGAATTATGAAGGACAGGGCGGCTTTGCGGTCGATTCGTTTTGGAGGAAAGTTCTGCTGACCTTCCACTTAAAAACCGCGAAGATATTTTTCTCCAACGACATTCAAACCGACAGCCGTGTGCTGATGTTCAGAAATATCAAAGACCGCGTGCAAAAAATCACCCCCTTCCTGCGCCTCGACAACGACCCCTATCTGGTCATCTCAAAAGGGCGACTGGTGTGGATGTACGACGCGTATACAGTGAGCGACAAGTTCCCCTATTCGCATATGTTGACCGGCTTCGGCAACTACATCCGCAACTCGGTCAAGATCTCCATCGACGCTTACGAAGGCAATCTGAATTATTACATTTCGGACCCGGAAGACCCGATCATTCAAACCTACAGGAAAATTTTCCCCGATCTGTTCAAAGAGATGAGCGAAATGGACGAGGATTTGAAATCACATATTCGTTATCCGTCCGATTTATTTTCGATTCAAACCTTCATCTACGCCACCTATCACATGACGCGTCCGCAGGTTTTCTATAACAAGGAAGATCAGTGGGAGATTCCCGAAATCGACGGCAAAACAATGGAGCCTTATTACACCATCATGAAACTGCCCGGCAAGGAGGGAGAGGAATACATTCTGATGCTACCGTTCACGCCGCGCGGCAAAAGCAACCTGTCCGCCTGGATGGTGGCGCGTAGCGACGGCGAGCATTACGGCAAGCTGGAGGTCTACACCTTCCCCAAACAGAAGCTGATCTATGGGCCTAGCCAGATCGTCGCCCGCATCAATCAGGAAGCTGAAATTTCGCGACAGATCTCGCTATGGGATCAACGCGGCTCCAGAGTCATCCAGGGCACCCTGCTGGTCATTCCTATCGAAGAATCGCTTCTGTATGTACGCCCCTTGTACCTGAAATCAGACTCGGGGAAAATCCCGGAGCTAAAGCGCGTGATCGTCAGCTACGAAGACCGCATCGCCATGGAATCCAACCTGGATAAGGCATTGAGGAAAATTTTTCCCGACCTGAACGGGCAGGCGCTCCCAGGATTCAGTCACCAGGAGCAGAGCGAGGTCGCGGGCACGACTAAAAATGTCGCGCCGGAATCCGACGAGAAGGTGGTGTTGAATCGTAAGGAATTCGAAAAGATCAAGACGATCATCGAAGAGGCGCTCGCGGCTCAGAAAACTATGGAGCAAACGCTTTCAAGCAATCGCGAGAATCTGGAAACGCTGGGACGTTCTCTCGGCAGACTGCAAATTTCCGGAGAAATGCGAGTCGAACCAACGCCGACGCCGCAATAA
- a CDS encoding amidophosphoribosyltransferase has translation MLDELHEECGVMGVFGNPEAANLVYLGLYALQHRGQESAGIVSSEDGKLHLERGMGLVADVFNGDRLKKLPGDIAIGHNRYSTTGDSATVNAQPCLIKYAIGSLALAHNGNLVNSLKIRKELGDRGSIFQSTNDSEVIVHLMAQARGSFKDRAAAALGQVKGAYSLLLLSEDAMIAARDPNGFRPLCLGKVGDGYVVASESCVMDLIDATYIREIDPGELLLIDKDGLHSFFPFEKAPMRQCVFEHIYFARPDSYLFSDHVYTIRKEMGKALAEEGAVDADVVIPVPDSGVISSMGYSEASGIPFEMGLIRNHYVGRTFIEPQHQIRNFGVRVKLSGVRSQLEGKRVVVIDDSIVRGTTSRKIVKMLREAGAKEVHVRICSPPILHSCFYGIDTPTRSELVASANDTEAICKFIEADTLHYLSLERMMKVFGKNSENFCSACFDGNYPVEVVDAIQEEPQLDLFPLSE, from the coding sequence ATGCTCGACGAATTACATGAAGAATGCGGAGTGATGGGCGTGTTCGGCAATCCCGAAGCCGCAAATCTGGTGTACCTGGGGCTTTATGCGCTCCAGCATCGCGGTCAGGAGAGCGCCGGAATCGTTTCGAGCGAGGATGGGAAATTGCATCTGGAGCGGGGCATGGGGCTGGTGGCCGACGTTTTCAACGGCGACCGTTTGAAGAAACTCCCCGGCGACATTGCGATTGGCCATAACCGTTATTCGACCACGGGCGACAGCGCGACGGTCAACGCTCAACCCTGCCTGATCAAGTATGCCATCGGGTCTCTGGCGCTGGCGCACAACGGCAATCTGGTGAACTCTCTAAAAATCCGCAAGGAACTGGGCGATCGAGGTTCCATCTTCCAGTCGACCAACGACAGCGAAGTGATCGTGCATTTGATGGCGCAGGCGCGCGGATCGTTCAAGGATCGAGCCGCCGCCGCTCTCGGTCAGGTCAAAGGGGCTTATTCGCTCCTCCTGCTTTCTGAAGACGCGATGATCGCGGCGCGCGACCCCAATGGTTTTCGTCCGCTGTGTCTGGGTAAAGTTGGCGACGGTTATGTGGTTGCTTCCGAATCCTGCGTGATGGACCTGATCGACGCCACCTACATTCGCGAGATCGATCCGGGCGAATTGTTATTGATTGATAAAGACGGCCTGCATTCGTTCTTCCCTTTCGAGAAGGCTCCGATGCGGCAATGCGTCTTCGAGCATATTTATTTTGCGCGTCCCGACAGTTACCTGTTCAGCGATCATGTGTACACAATACGCAAGGAAATGGGCAAGGCGCTGGCGGAAGAAGGCGCGGTGGATGCGGACGTGGTGATACCGGTTCCGGACTCCGGGGTGATTTCTTCGATGGGTTATTCGGAGGCTTCGGGCATTCCCTTTGAGATGGGTTTGATCCGTAACCATTATGTCGGTCGGACTTTCATTGAACCGCAACATCAGATTCGTAATTTTGGCGTGCGCGTGAAGTTGAGCGGCGTGCGCAGTCAGCTGGAAGGCAAGCGAGTCGTGGTGATCGACGATTCCATTGTTCGCGGCACCACCAGCCGAAAAATCGTCAAGATGTTGCGCGAAGCGGGCGCCAAGGAAGTTCATGTCCGCATTTGTTCGCCGCCAATCCTGCATTCCTGTTTTTACGGCATCGACACGCCGACCCGTTCAGAACTGGTCGCTTCGGCGAACGACACCGAGGCGATCTGCAAGTTCATTGAAGCCGACACCCTGCATTACCTCAGTCTGGAGAGGATGATGAAAGTGTTCGGAAAGAATTCCGAGAATTTTTGTTCGGCCTGCTTCGATGGAAACTACCCTGTGGAAGTGGTGGACGCTATACAGGAAGAGCCGCAGTTGGACCTGTTCCCCCTTTCAGAATAA
- a CDS encoding radical SAM protein — MDDKTRTQTRAVPQVPLKSLDTLWMQVGGTLCNLSCSHCFISCGPQNHSHAMMSLAQVRGYLEQAKQEGVQDYYITGGEVFINPEIFEILAAILEYGPLNVLTNATLITPAKARQLAGIRDAAEHPLQFRISMEHFDEAENDKVRGSGSYAKALTGLRNLAAEAFSPILTITRSWDEADDAVMETQFLEFLKTQNVPEPRIKVLPGFLLGRLEENERSYQEEERVTASCFENYDITQLQCATSRMATAKGVYVCPILVEEPSAKMGETIQDTLRPFPLAHSACYTCRVTGMTCKS; from the coding sequence ATGGACGATAAAACCCGAACTCAAACAAGAGCCGTTCCCCAGGTTCCGCTGAAATCTCTGGACACTCTGTGGATGCAGGTCGGCGGCACCCTGTGCAATCTGTCCTGCTCGCATTGCTTCATCAGTTGCGGGCCGCAGAACCACAGCCACGCCATGATGAGTCTGGCGCAAGTGCGCGGCTACCTCGAACAGGCAAAACAAGAGGGCGTGCAGGATTATTACATCACCGGCGGCGAAGTTTTCATCAACCCGGAGATTTTTGAGATTCTCGCCGCCATTCTGGAATACGGACCGCTCAACGTCCTCACCAACGCGACGCTCATCACGCCTGCAAAAGCGCGACAACTCGCAGGCATTCGCGACGCCGCTGAACATCCCCTGCAATTTCGCATCAGCATGGAGCATTTCGACGAAGCTGAAAACGACAAGGTGCGCGGTTCCGGCTCCTACGCAAAAGCCCTCACGGGTCTGCGCAATCTGGCCGCGGAAGCTTTCTCTCCCATCCTCACCATCACCCGCAGTTGGGATGAAGCCGACGACGCCGTCATGGAAACGCAATTTCTCGAATTCCTGAAAACGCAAAACGTGCCCGAACCGCGAATCAAAGTCCTGCCCGGATTTTTGCTCGGGCGTCTGGAGGAAAACGAACGTTCCTATCAGGAAGAAGAGCGCGTCACCGCAAGCTGTTTTGAGAATTACGACATCACCCAACTGCAATGCGCGACCTCTCGAATGGCGACGGCGAAAGGCGTTTACGTCTGCCCCATTCTGGTCGAGGAACCCTCCGCCAAAATGGGTGAAACGATCCAGGACACCCTCCGGCCCTTTCCGCTGGCCCACTCCGCCTGCTACACCTGCAGAGTCACCGGCATGACCTGCAAATCCTGA
- the purS gene encoding phosphoribosylformylglycinamidine synthase subunit PurS, whose translation MLAQIHVTLKNGVLDSQGKAVHHALSDLGFNEVKDVRVGKYMEVQLKDITEVEAEALVKEMCEKLLANTVIESYRFSLVPNS comes from the coding sequence ATGTTGGCCCAAATACACGTTACCTTAAAAAATGGCGTTCTCGATTCCCAGGGAAAAGCGGTGCATCACGCCCTCTCCGACCTTGGCTTTAACGAGGTGAAGGACGTTCGGGTTGGAAAGTACATGGAGGTCCAGCTCAAGGACATCACCGAGGTGGAAGCCGAGGCGCTGGTGAAAGAGATGTGCGAAAAGTTGCTGGCCAATACCGTGATCGAGTCGTACCGGTTTTCTCTCGTCCCCAATAGTTAA